The Williamsia sp. DF01-3 genome has a window encoding:
- a CDS encoding manganese catalase family protein → MYLHTQQLINEIAIDEPDPAAANALQEGLGGQFGEMRTMMQYLFQSMNFRGDASSKAYKDLLQGVGTEEISHVELIGTTISRLLDGSPEYNGKKTDPVDKPGAKGATPLKIALDTSNIHHYLVGAQGALPVDAAGNPWLGSYVYNSGNLVLDLLYNLMLESTGRLQKCRIYEMTDNKAARSTISYLIVRDQAHENAFAKALESLGVNWGKVLPIPKTNAESFPEVKKLLDKGLQSIQYTFSADDQSEAAKLYRGASPSNDGTELSTAVMPEGFPMTIAPERKEEFAPGLDKELLALIQATAEVEIAAADDPKTK, encoded by the coding sequence GTGTACTTGCACACACAACAGTTGATCAATGAAATCGCCATCGACGAGCCTGATCCCGCAGCCGCGAATGCGCTGCAGGAGGGTCTGGGTGGTCAGTTCGGCGAGATGCGCACGATGATGCAATACCTGTTCCAGTCCATGAACTTCCGCGGCGACGCTTCCTCCAAGGCGTACAAGGATCTCCTGCAGGGCGTGGGCACTGAAGAGATCAGCCACGTGGAACTCATCGGAACCACCATTTCCCGCCTTCTGGACGGGTCACCGGAATACAACGGCAAGAAGACCGACCCGGTCGACAAGCCGGGTGCCAAGGGTGCCACGCCGTTGAAGATTGCCCTAGACACCAGCAACATCCACCATTACCTGGTCGGTGCGCAGGGAGCGTTGCCCGTCGACGCTGCGGGCAATCCGTGGCTCGGGTCGTACGTCTACAACAGTGGCAACCTCGTACTGGACCTGCTGTACAACTTGATGTTGGAATCCACCGGTCGACTGCAGAAATGCCGCATCTATGAGATGACCGACAACAAGGCGGCACGGTCGACGATTTCTTACCTGATCGTCCGCGATCAGGCTCACGAGAACGCTTTCGCAAAAGCACTGGAAAGTCTCGGCGTGAACTGGGGCAAGGTGCTGCCGATCCCGAAGACGAACGCGGAGTCGTTCCCCGAGGTGAAGAAGCTCCTCGACAAGGGTTTGCAGAGCATCCAGTACACGTTCAGCGCTGACGACCAGAGTGAAGCTGCGAAGCTCTACCGCGGAGCGTCACCCTCGAATGACGGCACCGAATTGTCGACTGCCGTGATGCCCGAAGGTTTCCCGATGACCATCGCGCCGGAACGTAAGGAAGAGTTCGCACCCGGCCTCGACAAGGAACTGCTGGCGCTGATCCAGGCCACAGCCGAAGTCGAGATCGCTGCAGCGGACGACCCGAAGACCAAGTAA
- the vanA gene encoding D-alanine--(R)-lactate ligase, protein MARLRIGIIFGGSSEEHPVSVKSAQEVAKHVDLAKYEPFYIGITRSGAWRLCTNPEYGWEKGDSRPALLSPDRSVHGLLVLDHGRYEVERLDLVIPILHGTLGEDGAVQGLLELSGIPYLGCDIQSSALCMDKSLAYTVARSAGIATPNFWVVGVQGDVDADQLPYPVFVKPARSGSSFGVSKVRVPGELADAIAASRQYDSKTLIEEAVLGSEVGCAMLGTGSDVIVGEVDQIMLSDGFFRIHQEANPESGSENSTVTVPANISAESRAHVQETAKSIYRAMGCRGLSRVDMFLTEEGQVILNEVNTLPGLTSYSRYPRMMAAAGMPLSDVIDHMVSMTMAGASS, encoded by the coding sequence GTGGCTAGGTTGCGCATCGGGATCATCTTCGGCGGAAGTTCCGAGGAACACCCCGTCTCGGTCAAGTCCGCGCAGGAGGTGGCCAAGCACGTGGACCTCGCGAAGTACGAGCCCTTCTACATCGGCATCACCAGAAGTGGAGCCTGGCGGCTGTGCACCAACCCTGAATACGGTTGGGAAAAAGGAGATTCCCGACCGGCGCTGCTGTCTCCCGACCGAAGCGTCCACGGGTTGCTGGTCCTGGACCACGGACGCTACGAGGTCGAGCGTCTGGATCTCGTAATTCCCATTCTGCACGGCACCCTCGGTGAGGACGGGGCCGTCCAGGGACTGCTGGAACTATCCGGCATTCCCTACCTCGGCTGCGACATCCAGAGCTCAGCCCTCTGTATGGACAAGTCACTCGCGTACACCGTCGCCAGAAGCGCGGGGATCGCCACGCCGAACTTCTGGGTTGTCGGTGTGCAGGGAGACGTCGACGCCGATCAACTCCCCTACCCGGTCTTCGTCAAACCGGCACGCTCCGGGTCGTCGTTCGGCGTCAGCAAGGTACGAGTTCCGGGCGAGCTCGCAGATGCCATTGCCGCCTCACGCCAATATGATTCGAAGACTCTCATCGAGGAGGCTGTTCTCGGCAGCGAAGTCGGCTGCGCCATGCTGGGTACCGGCAGCGACGTCATCGTCGGTGAGGTCGACCAGATCATGTTGTCCGACGGATTCTTTCGAATTCACCAGGAGGCGAATCCGGAAAGTGGTTCGGAGAACTCGACGGTCACCGTTCCCGCGAACATATCCGCCGAGTCGCGAGCACATGTGCAAGAGACAGCGAAGTCAATCTACCGCGCTATGGGCTGCCGCGGGCTGTCCCGCGTCGACATGTTCCTCACCGAGGAAGGGCAGGTGATCCTCAACGAGGTCAACACCCTGCCAGGACTGACCTCATACAGCCGCTACCCGAGAATGATGGCCGCTGCGGGCATGCCGTTGTCCGACGTGATCGACCACATGGTCTCCATGACGATGGCCGGTGCGTCCTCATGA
- a CDS encoding dihydrofolate reductase family protein produces the protein MGKIYLELFATLDLVGQAPGAPDEDPIGFPFGGWQAPLFDEVAGGQVGAAYEGTDALLLGRRTYDIFAAHWPHQEEGPDNEIATLFNRIPKYVASRGKPDLSWAGSSQLGPNLSDAVNEIRDRHENIKVVGSLNLVQTLLRDKLFDRIDLWLHPIMLGVGKKIFDGGAVPTNLTLVEPPAAGPRGTVYLRYELADGTPGTGDMAGGDRGAPRQE, from the coding sequence ATGGGCAAGATATACCTGGAACTGTTCGCAACCCTCGACCTCGTCGGGCAGGCCCCCGGCGCACCCGACGAGGACCCGATCGGGTTCCCGTTCGGTGGCTGGCAGGCGCCACTGTTCGACGAGGTCGCAGGGGGACAGGTCGGCGCTGCCTACGAGGGCACCGACGCCCTTCTTCTCGGCCGACGAACCTACGACATCTTCGCTGCACACTGGCCTCATCAGGAGGAAGGCCCCGACAACGAGATCGCCACGCTCTTCAATCGCATCCCCAAGTACGTCGCCTCACGCGGCAAGCCGGACCTCTCGTGGGCAGGATCTTCTCAACTCGGGCCCAATCTGTCCGACGCGGTGAACGAGATCCGTGATCGCCACGAGAACATCAAGGTCGTCGGAAGTCTGAACCTGGTACAGACCCTGTTGCGCGACAAGCTGTTCGACCGGATCGATCTGTGGCTTCACCCCATCATGCTCGGAGTCGGGAAGAAGATTTTCGACGGCGGAGCTGTTCCCACCAACCTCACCCTCGTCGAACCACCGGCAGCGGGGCCTCGCGGCACCGTCTATCTGCGCTATGAACTCGCGGACGGAACTCCAGGGACGGGCGACATGGCAGGCGGCGACCGGGGCGCCCCGCGCCAGGAGTGA
- a CDS encoding HAMP domain-containing sensor histidine kinase, with protein sequence MDRKPGLSVRLKLTLSYAGFLMLAGVLLLGAVWVFLLRYVPEVTGANPGGMPRMPGSGPDRSDLEDAFTPKAAAAMAFLLVFGLVGGWILAGHMLAPLTRITTATRLAAGGSLSHRVALEGRSDEFRELADSFDAMLARLEAHVAEQQRFAANASHELRTPLAITQTLLDVARSDPNRDTGELIDRLYFVNSRAIDLTEALLLLSRADQRVFSRDHVDLSLIAEEAAETLLPLAEERGLTVETVGDIAPITGSHALLLQMVTNLVHNAIVHNLSESGTVWVSTSVGPDAVVLTVDNTGDKLTAQAVATITEPFQRGTARVRDGHAGVGLGLAIVKSIAHAHDGTLTLTPRPAGGLRVIVRLPAAGERIVR encoded by the coding sequence GTGGATAGGAAGCCCGGGTTGAGTGTCCGACTCAAACTCACTCTCAGCTATGCGGGGTTCCTCATGCTCGCGGGAGTTCTGCTGCTCGGAGCAGTGTGGGTGTTCCTGCTGCGTTACGTACCGGAGGTGACCGGGGCGAATCCGGGCGGCATGCCGAGAATGCCGGGGTCTGGCCCCGATCGCTCCGATCTGGAGGACGCCTTCACGCCCAAAGCGGCCGCGGCAATGGCGTTCCTTCTTGTGTTCGGTCTCGTGGGAGGCTGGATTCTCGCCGGACACATGTTGGCCCCGCTGACGCGGATCACCACCGCCACCCGGCTGGCCGCGGGTGGGTCACTGTCCCACCGGGTTGCGCTCGAGGGCCGCAGCGACGAGTTTCGCGAACTCGCCGACAGCTTCGACGCAATGCTCGCCCGACTCGAAGCGCACGTCGCGGAACAACAACGGTTCGCCGCCAACGCTTCTCATGAGCTGCGCACTCCACTGGCGATCACACAGACCCTGCTCGATGTGGCACGCAGCGACCCGAACCGCGACACCGGAGAACTGATCGACCGCCTCTATTTTGTCAACTCGAGGGCGATAGATCTCACCGAAGCGCTCCTCCTGCTGAGCCGCGCCGACCAGCGCGTGTTCAGCCGGGACCACGTCGACTTGTCCCTCATCGCCGAGGAAGCCGCCGAAACCCTTCTCCCACTTGCAGAAGAACGTGGGCTGACCGTCGAGACCGTCGGCGACATCGCTCCCATCACCGGTTCACACGCACTTCTGCTCCAGATGGTGACCAACCTGGTTCACAACGCGATCGTTCACAACCTGTCCGAATCGGGCACGGTGTGGGTCAGCACGAGTGTGGGGCCTGACGCCGTTGTTCTCACGGTGGACAACACCGGCGACAAGCTCACCGCCCAAGCGGTTGCAACGATCACCGAGCCATTCCAGCGGGGTACCGCCCGTGTTCGGGACGGCCACGCGGGTGTGGGCCTCGGTCTGGCCATCGTCAAGAGCATCGCGCACGCACACGACGGAACGCTGACCCTCACGCCGCGGCCGGCCGGAGGCCTGCGCGTCATTGTCCGATTGCCCGCAGCAGGTGAGCGCATCGTCAGGTGA
- a CDS encoding M15 family metallopeptidase codes for MTRTAPLAIGLTGHRVLSEDDGVLPPATSVFDDHLPGVANVHRDLLRAVHRAAIDAAAEGVDFQVNSGWRSPAYQAQLLQDAVLKFGSHAQASRWVATPARSAHVSGDAIDIGPPRAAAWLSTHGARYGLCRIYQNEPWHFELRLDAIETGCPAMYPDPSHDPRMRT; via the coding sequence ATGACCCGAACCGCACCGCTAGCTATCGGCCTGACCGGCCACCGCGTCCTGTCCGAGGATGACGGAGTCCTTCCCCCAGCCACCTCAGTATTCGATGACCACCTCCCGGGTGTGGCCAACGTCCACCGCGACCTCCTCCGTGCCGTTCACCGCGCGGCCATTGACGCCGCAGCCGAGGGCGTCGATTTCCAGGTCAACAGCGGATGGCGTTCTCCGGCCTATCAGGCCCAACTCCTTCAGGACGCGGTCTTGAAGTTCGGCTCCCACGCGCAGGCGTCGCGGTGGGTCGCCACGCCGGCCAGGTCGGCGCATGTATCCGGAGACGCCATCGACATCGGACCCCCGCGGGCAGCCGCATGGCTGTCCACGCACGGTGCACGATACGGGCTGTGCCGGATCTATCAGAACGAGCCATGGCACTTCGAGTTACGTCTCGATGCGATCGAAACGGGTTGCCCCGCAATGTATCCGGACCCGTCCCACGACCCGAGGATGAGAACGTGA
- a CDS encoding D-isomer specific 2-hydroxyacid dehydrogenase family protein yields the protein MPYSTSVHQAAHRPKPVRSSATPAPFVGITVYGCEHDEARLFEERALELGVAVTVTAATASSSNAALAEGNRCVSIGHKTPVSNPTLVALSRAGVEYISTRSIGYNHLDVEYARRLGISVGNVSYSPDSVADYAVMLMLMSVRDAKSVIRRTDVSDYRLSEVRGRELRDMTVGVIGTGRIGTAVMNRLRGFGSRILAYDTHTTIGINYVDLDELVEQSDIITLHTPLDAGTHHLLDRERLGRMKRGAYIVNTGRGSLIDTEALVGALERGDLGGAALDVVEGEEGIFYADCRTRSLGGTMLTRLQQMPNVIVSPHTAFYTDHALRDTVENSIVNCLRFEREQRG from the coding sequence ATGCCCTACAGCACATCGGTACACCAGGCGGCCCACCGGCCGAAGCCTGTCCGTTCCTCCGCAACGCCGGCACCTTTCGTGGGAATCACGGTGTACGGCTGTGAGCACGACGAAGCCCGCCTCTTCGAGGAGAGGGCGCTCGAATTGGGTGTGGCGGTGACCGTCACGGCAGCAACCGCTTCCTCCTCCAATGCAGCGCTGGCAGAGGGAAATCGCTGCGTCAGCATCGGGCACAAGACACCGGTGTCGAACCCCACCTTGGTGGCACTCAGCCGGGCTGGTGTGGAGTACATCTCTACCAGGAGCATCGGTTACAACCATCTGGACGTCGAATATGCTCGGCGGTTGGGCATCTCGGTCGGGAATGTCAGCTACTCCCCCGACAGCGTCGCGGACTACGCCGTGATGCTGATGTTGATGTCTGTGCGAGATGCGAAGTCAGTCATCAGACGCACAGACGTCAGCGACTACCGGTTGAGCGAGGTTCGCGGTCGAGAGCTTCGCGACATGACCGTGGGAGTGATCGGCACCGGCCGCATCGGCACCGCCGTCATGAATCGGCTGCGAGGCTTCGGTAGCCGCATCCTGGCCTACGACACCCACACCACGATTGGCATCAATTACGTCGACCTCGACGAACTGGTCGAGCAAAGCGACATCATCACCTTGCACACACCGCTCGACGCGGGAACACACCACCTCCTCGATCGCGAACGACTCGGCCGGATGAAGCGCGGCGCGTACATCGTGAACACCGGCCGGGGTTCGCTCATCGACACCGAGGCCCTCGTCGGTGCGCTGGAGAGGGGCGACCTCGGTGGCGCGGCCCTCGATGTGGTGGAGGGTGAGGAGGGGATCTTCTACGCGGACTGCAGGACTCGATCGCTCGGGGGCACGATGCTGACGCGTTTGCAACAGATGCCGAACGTGATCGTCAGTCCACACACCGCTTTCTACACCGACCACGCACTGCGCGACACGGTCGAGAACTCCATCGTCAACTGCTTGAGATTCGAGAGGGAACAACGTGGCTAG
- the vanX gene encoding D-Ala-D-Ala dipeptidase VanX — MNADFVYVDEFVSGIRWDAKYATWDNFTGKPVDGYLANRIVGTRALCSALEQVRDKAASLGFGLLLWDGYRPQCAVDCFVRWAQQPDEAETKSRYHPNISRTEMFDNGYVAYKSGHSRGSTTDLTLYHLNTGELAAMGGGHDLMDPISHHGAPGTTAAAARNRECLRSLMAACDFASYDSEWWHYTLRDEPYPDTYFDFPIT, encoded by the coding sequence ATGAATGCCGATTTCGTCTACGTCGATGAGTTCGTGTCCGGCATACGCTGGGACGCCAAATACGCAACGTGGGACAACTTCACCGGCAAACCCGTGGACGGGTACCTCGCCAATCGGATAGTCGGCACGCGAGCCCTGTGCTCAGCCCTCGAGCAGGTGAGGGACAAGGCCGCATCACTCGGGTTCGGCCTGCTGCTCTGGGACGGCTACCGCCCTCAATGCGCCGTCGACTGCTTCGTCCGCTGGGCACAGCAGCCCGATGAGGCGGAGACGAAATCGCGGTACCACCCCAACATCAGCCGAACCGAGATGTTCGACAACGGTTATGTGGCTTACAAATCGGGCCACAGCCGCGGTAGCACCACCGACCTGACGCTGTACCACCTGAACACCGGTGAACTGGCTGCGATGGGTGGCGGGCATGACCTGATGGATCCCATCTCGCACCATGGCGCGCCCGGGACCACAGCCGCCGCGGCCAGGAATCGCGAGTGTTTGCGCTCCCTCATGGCGGCCTGCGACTTCGCCTCCTACGACAGTGAGTGGTGGCACTACACACTGAGGGACGAACCCTACCCCGACACCTACTTCGACTTCCCGATCACGTGA
- a CDS encoding MSMEG_1061 family FMN-dependent PPOX-type flavoprotein, which yields MTSTSGGSAATGRPRRMSHDRVRELIGEPAGLAVTKVQRTIDPNFRRFIARSPFLCMATSNDDGSADCSPRGDQPGFVKVLDDTTIAIPDRIGNKRIDSFENILSRPGIGLIFLVPGHRETLRINGNGYLTEDPDLLPQLAARDKTPELALIVEVDEAYLHCGRAILRSKLWDPASLASPGEVPTTGEIMAAQLQRDEATAHRIDEDIEVAYQTLY from the coding sequence ATGACATCGACATCAGGTGGGTCCGCCGCCACGGGACGTCCGCGCCGTATGTCGCATGACCGGGTCAGGGAGTTGATCGGTGAGCCCGCCGGGCTGGCGGTGACAAAAGTGCAGCGCACCATCGACCCCAACTTCCGCCGGTTCATCGCGCGTTCGCCGTTCCTGTGCATGGCCACCTCCAACGACGACGGGTCCGCCGACTGCTCTCCGCGCGGCGACCAGCCAGGATTCGTGAAGGTTCTCGACGACACCACCATCGCCATCCCCGACCGCATCGGCAACAAGCGGATCGATTCTTTCGAGAACATCTTGTCGCGCCCCGGCATCGGTCTCATCTTTCTTGTGCCCGGTCATCGCGAGACCCTGCGTATCAACGGGAATGGCTACCTGACCGAGGATCCCGACCTCCTGCCCCAACTCGCGGCCAGAGACAAAACACCCGAACTCGCTCTCATCGTCGAGGTCGACGAGGCATATCTGCACTGTGGCAGGGCCATTCTGCGATCCAAGCTGTGGGACCCCGCGAGTCTTGCGTCGCCGGGAGAGGTACCGACCACTGGCGAGATCATGGCCGCTCAGTTGCAGCGTGATGAGGCCACCGCGCACCGCATCGACGAGGACATCGAGGTCGCCTACCAGACCCTGTACTGA
- a CDS encoding response regulator transcription factor: MRVLVVEDEPLMAEAIRDGLRLEAIAADTAGDGDTALELLSINSYDIAVLDRDIPGPSGDEIAESIVASGSGMPILMLTAADRLDDKTTGFELGADDYLTKPFELKELVLRLRALDRRRTRNRPPVREIAGLRVDAFRREVYRDGQYVALTRKQFAVLEVLVTAEGGVVSAEELLERAWDENADPFTNAVRITVSGLRKRLGEPWLVATVPGVGYRIDTAAGTDHVGEGRG, encoded by the coding sequence ATGCGTGTTTTGGTGGTCGAGGACGAACCGTTGATGGCTGAGGCCATCAGGGATGGGCTGCGCCTGGAGGCGATTGCCGCCGATACCGCCGGTGATGGCGACACCGCTCTCGAACTGTTGAGCATCAACTCCTATGACATCGCTGTACTCGACCGCGATATCCCCGGGCCGTCCGGCGATGAGATCGCCGAGAGCATCGTCGCTTCCGGCAGCGGGATGCCGATACTGATGCTGACGGCAGCTGACAGGCTCGACGACAAGACAACCGGTTTCGAACTGGGTGCCGACGACTACCTCACCAAGCCGTTCGAACTGAAAGAGCTCGTACTCCGGCTCCGTGCGCTCGACCGCAGGAGGACACGCAACAGGCCGCCCGTACGGGAGATCGCGGGGTTGCGCGTGGACGCATTCCGCCGTGAGGTCTACCGGGACGGTCAGTATGTGGCATTGACCCGCAAGCAGTTTGCTGTGCTCGAAGTCCTCGTGACTGCTGAAGGAGGTGTGGTCAGCGCCGAAGAGCTTCTGGAGCGGGCATGGGACGAGAATGCCGACCCCTTCACCAATGCGGTGCGGATCACGGTCTCGGGACTACGGAAACGGCTTGGCGAGCCCTGGCTCGTCGCCACCGTGCCTGGAGTCGGGTATCGGATAGACACGGCGGCCGGCACGGACCACGTAGGAGAAGGACGTGGATAG
- a CDS encoding UDP-N-acetylglucosamine--N-acetylmuramyl-(pentapeptide) pyrophosphoryl-undecaprenol N-acetylglucosamine transferase has translation MTAGQVPAPRVVVAGGHSAGHIEPMLNFADALRRLEPTAVITSLGTTRGLDTTLIPSRGYPLELIPPVPLPRRMNRALLNLPTRLCVSVRSAGAVLDKVHAEVLVGFGGYVSAPAYLAARMRGLAIVVHEANAQPGMANRLGAHLTTHVFTAAPGVRLPQAKVIGIPLRPAISQLDRLNLRDTARRRFGLRTDLPVLMVTGGSQGAGTINAAVSRAAPSLRAHGVQVLHITGPQRRVDVPGGDFEGAPYVVVPYVDDMQYVYAAADFAICRSGAMTCAELGAVGLPAAYVPLPLRGGEHAVERRAGCGGGGAIEVDDAALDAAWIETTLIPLLTDLRRLKAMSARASASGVPDADVVLARHVLNVVADRRTSMA, from the coding sequence GTGACGGCCGGCCAGGTACCGGCACCGCGTGTGGTTGTGGCCGGGGGACATTCGGCCGGCCACATCGAGCCGATGTTGAACTTCGCCGACGCGCTCCGCCGCCTGGAACCCACTGCCGTCATCACCTCGCTCGGTACCACTCGCGGACTCGACACCACCCTGATCCCGTCGCGCGGATACCCGCTTGAACTCATCCCGCCGGTTCCGCTACCCCGCCGAATGAACCGTGCGCTGCTGAACCTGCCGACAAGGCTGTGCGTTTCGGTACGGTCTGCGGGTGCGGTCCTCGACAAGGTCCACGCGGAGGTTCTTGTGGGTTTCGGCGGATACGTCTCCGCCCCGGCGTATCTGGCCGCACGCATGCGTGGTCTCGCGATCGTCGTGCACGAGGCAAACGCCCAGCCCGGCATGGCCAACCGGTTGGGCGCCCACCTCACGACACATGTGTTCACCGCAGCGCCCGGTGTTCGCCTACCACAGGCCAAGGTCATCGGAATACCTCTGCGCCCGGCCATATCTCAGCTCGATCGCCTCAATCTGCGCGACACGGCCCGCCGCCGATTCGGCCTGCGAACCGACCTGCCGGTCCTGATGGTGACAGGTGGATCCCAAGGTGCCGGAACCATCAATGCGGCGGTCTCCCGTGCGGCCCCGTCACTGCGGGCACACGGTGTGCAGGTACTGCACATCACGGGACCTCAGCGCCGGGTCGATGTTCCCGGTGGCGACTTCGAGGGTGCACCCTATGTCGTTGTCCCGTATGTCGACGACATGCAATATGTCTACGCTGCAGCCGATTTCGCAATCTGCCGTTCAGGCGCCATGACGTGCGCAGAACTCGGCGCCGTCGGCCTACCGGCAGCGTACGTACCGCTGCCGTTGCGCGGGGGCGAGCACGCGGTTGAACGCCGCGCCGGCTGTGGCGGCGGCGGCGCGATAGAGGTCGACGACGCGGCCCTCGACGCGGCCTGGATCGAGACCACGCTGATCCCGCTGCTCACGGATTTGAGGCGGCTCAAGGCGATGTCGGCACGGGCGTCGGCATCCGGCGTACCGGATGCCGACGTGGTGCTCGCCCGTCATGTACTGAATGTTGTCGCCGACCGACGCACATCGATGGCGTAA